In Ficedula albicollis isolate OC2 chromosome 19, FicAlb1.5, whole genome shotgun sequence, one DNA window encodes the following:
- the PPM1E gene encoding protein phosphatase 1E, with amino-acid sequence PPPPPPPPPPPPPPLPSLPRPLSEYITEEEVEGECLDLCLQQLYKYNCPSFLASALARATSDEVLQSDLSAHFLPKHVDSTDGIIQIETVKLARLVYSKLHEICSSWVKDFPLQPKPHRYYETSIHAIKNMRRKMEDKHVCIPDFNVLFNLEDQEEQAYFAVFDGHGGVDAAIYASIHLHVNMVHQEMFQQDPAEALCRAFRVTDERFVQKAARESLRCGTTGVVTFIRGNMLHVAWLGDSQVMLVRRGQAVELMKPHKPDREDEKKRIEALGGCVVWFGAWRVNGSLSVSRAIGDAEHKPYICGDADSASTVLDGSEDYLILACDGFYDTVNPDEAVKVVADHLKENNGDSSMVAHKLVASARDAGSSDNITVIVVFLRDMNAAVAASEESDWTENSFQGGQEDNGEDKENHGDCKRPWPQHQCSAPADLGYEGRVDSFTDRTSLSIGSSANPLDDQGYLDLTKTETSTPQSAKCLPPVQAFSPGIPKSAGSIGGSRVKSESSGSGRSDRAEDAAPLSPGGIYRVRGLSPVFSRLEDELFRSLGKRAAFPHFRLCSGKRRRAARLKPKFHTPLWAQEPPQGEGSGPALPARGRRSRRALARPCPWQRLPSHGSDSECLMRRQSHCIPEPHLHQCCKM; translated from the exons taatTGCCCTTCCTTCCTGGCCTCTGCTCTAGCCAGAGCAACCTCAGATGAAGTCCTGCAGAGCGACCTCTCGGCGCATTTCCTGCCCAAGCACGTGGACAGCACCGACGGCATCATCC AGATAGAGACAGTGAAGTTGGCCCGTTTAGTTTACAGCAAACTGCACgagatctgcagcagctgggtgaAAGATTTCCCCCTGCAGCCCAAGCCCCACCGCTACTACGAGACCTCCATCCACGCCATCAAGAACATGCGCAGGAAGATGGAGGACAAGCACGTCTGCATCCCCGACTTCAACGTGCTCTTCAACCTGgag GACCAAGAAGAACAAGCTTATTTTGCAGTGTTTGATGGCCACGGAGGAGTGGATGCTGCCATCTATGCCTCCATCCACCTGCACGTGAACATGGTGCACCAGGAGATGTTCCAGCAGGACCCGGCCGAGGCGCTGTGCCGCGCCTTCCGCGTCACCGACGAGCGCTTCGTGCAGAAGGCAGCCAGGGAG AGTCTGCGCTGTGGAACCACCGGGGTGGTGACTTTCATCCGAGGGAATATGCTGCATGTGGCTTGGCTGGGGGACTCCCAGGTGATGCTTGTGAGGAGAGGCCAAGCTGTGGAACTGATGAAACCCCACAAACCAGATCGAGAG GATGAGAAGAAGCGAATCGAGGCCCTGGGCGGCTGCGTGGTCTGGTTTGGAGCCTGGAGGGTGAACGGGAGCCTCTCTGTCTCCAGAGCTATTG GGGATGCTGAGCACAAGCCATACATCTGTGGGGACGCAGACTCTGCCTCCACGGTGCTGGATGGCTCTGAAGACTACCTCATTCTGGCCTGTGATGGCTTCTACGACACAGTCAACCCCGATGAGGCAGTCAAAGTGGTGGCTGACCATCTGAAGGAGAACAATGGTGACAGCAGCATGGTAGCACATAAATTGGTGGCATCTGCTCGGGACGCGGGCTCCAGCGACAACATCACGGTCATTGTGGTGTTTCTCAGGGACATGAACGCGGCCGTCGCGGCCAGCGAGGAGTCGGACTGGACAGAGAACTCTTTCCAAGGGGGCCAAGAAGACAACGGGGAAGACAAGGAGAACCATGGAGACTGCAAACGGCCCTGGCCCCAGCAccagtgctcagctcctgcGGATTTAGGCTATGAAGGACGAGTGGACTCCTTCACCGACAGAACTAGCTTAAGCATAGGCTCCAGCGCTAATCCCTTGGATGATCAAGGCTATTTAGACCTGACAAAAACAGAAACTAGTACACCTCAGAGTGCCAAATGTCTGCCACCAGTCCAAGCGTTTAGTCCTGGCATACCAAAGAGTGCGGGTTCGATCGGCGGCTCCCGGGTGAAGAGCGAGTCCTCGGGCTCCGGGCGGAGCGATCGCGCGGAGGACGCGGCCCCCCTGAGCCCGGGGGGCATCTACAGGGTCAGGGGTTTATCCCCcgtcttctccaggctggaagaTGAACTGTTCAGATCCTTGGGAAAACGAGCTGCGTTCCCTCATTTCCGGCTCTGCAGTGGGAAGAGGCGGCGAGCAGCCAGGCTCAAACCAAAGTTTCACACGCCGCTCTGGGCTCAGGAGCCTCCCCAGGGAGAGGGATCCGGGCCGGCGCTCCCTGCCCGGGGCCGCAGGAGCAGGAGGGCGCTGGCCCGAccctgcccgtggcagaggctgcccagccACGGCTCTGACAGCGAGTGTTTGATGCGGAGACAAAGTCATTGTATACCAGAGCCACACCTTCATCAATGCTGTAAAATGTAA